In Alistipes ihumii AP11, a genomic segment contains:
- a CDS encoding CPBP family intramembrane glutamic endopeptidase translates to MRAESKYGIYPTWSDMLALLGVFVAATVLCNMLGVLLVRTGSVSEGFSAFVCYGVQFAVTILYALWVRRHRTARGTKLLRFGVRRVDPAVVLWGLVMTIATSLVVEPLVDWMPKGMLELLNRQMGLGGWMMLTSIVLAPVLEEILFRGIVQDSLTEKLGPLRGILIGACVFGIVHIIPQQVINAFFVGIVLGFIYYRSGSLVPVILIHMINNAISYFSWVLSGERIVSTRQMIGNDTIYYIVYALACAVFVVALITIVRTLSRDKAGRFVGSADREEATGREKVSSSDDNINGL, encoded by the coding sequence ATGAGGGCTGAAAGCAAATACGGAATCTATCCGACGTGGAGCGACATGCTGGCGTTGCTGGGCGTTTTCGTCGCCGCGACGGTTTTGTGCAATATGCTGGGCGTTTTGTTGGTGCGCACGGGGAGCGTTTCGGAAGGATTCAGCGCATTTGTCTGTTACGGCGTTCAATTCGCCGTGACCATATTGTACGCGCTTTGGGTCAGGCGCCATCGGACGGCACGCGGGACCAAGCTGCTTCGTTTCGGAGTCCGACGGGTCGATCCTGCGGTCGTCTTGTGGGGACTCGTGATGACGATCGCCACCTCGCTGGTGGTCGAGCCGCTCGTCGACTGGATGCCCAAGGGAATGCTCGAGTTGCTTAACCGGCAGATGGGACTCGGCGGCTGGATGATGCTCACGTCGATCGTGCTGGCCCCCGTTTTGGAGGAAATTCTTTTCCGGGGTATCGTGCAGGACTCGCTGACCGAAAAGCTCGGCCCGCTGCGGGGCATTCTGATCGGGGCCTGCGTTTTCGGAATCGTGCATATCATACCGCAGCAGGTAATCAATGCTTTTTTCGTCGGAATCGTGCTCGGGTTCATTTACTATCGTTCCGGATCGCTGGTGCCGGTCATTCTGATCCATATGATCAACAATGCCATCTCGTATTTTTCATGGGTGCTGAGCGGGGAGCGGATCGTGTCGACCCGCCAGATGATCGGTAACGATACGATTTATTATATCGTGTACGCTTTGGCCTGTGCGGTTTTCGTGGTAGCCTTGATTACGATCGTGCGGACCCTGTCCCGGGACAAGGCGGGGCGTTTCGTCGGCTCGGCCGACCGAGAGGAAGCGACCGGAAGGGAGAAAGTTTCCTCGTCTGACGATAATATAAACGGACTTTAG
- a CDS encoding peptidylprolyl isomerase gives MIFSKWVAATAGLFACAVSGSNAQDKFTADKVVAVVGQSVVLYSEVERYGKALVEQSKQQGYTSQRDPRCEALEHLIIQKLLYNQSQIDSLTVPMDRVAERVQQLVDEQILERGSVAALEMYYHKPIFNIREELRETIEEGAYASEMERTIKDKVHVTPGEVEKFVKGMSKDSVPIIPEQYVFAQIVRYPSNADEAKLRAQERLLELRERIINGDKFDMLARTYSEDPQSAIRGGDLGLMTKEMLVPEFAEAMMKLKPGQVSGVVETDYGFHLIQLIEKIGSQYHARHILLKPQYTDMDMEEPYNVLDSVQRQIVDGTITFEEAAMKYSQDKYSKQNGGLASNLEQLEIMNYGDPTEASVKFYKDYLNPDDFRALEKLEIDGVSKPYTTQDYRQRTLCKVVKLKEVIPAHPANIKEDYVQLEKLALAVKQEREFVRWLKSKVDGMYIRIDEDFKDCEFEHSFLLK, from the coding sequence ATGATATTCAGTAAATGGGTGGCCGCGACGGCCGGTTTGTTCGCCTGCGCGGTTTCGGGCAGCAACGCTCAGGACAAGTTTACGGCGGACAAGGTGGTGGCCGTTGTCGGTCAGTCGGTGGTACTTTATTCCGAGGTGGAGCGATATGGTAAGGCTTTGGTCGAACAGAGCAAGCAGCAGGGCTACACCTCGCAGCGCGATCCGCGTTGCGAGGCACTGGAGCACCTGATTATCCAAAAGCTGCTCTACAACCAGTCTCAGATCGACTCGCTGACGGTCCCTATGGACCGTGTCGCCGAACGCGTGCAGCAGCTCGTGGACGAGCAGATTCTGGAACGGGGATCGGTCGCGGCGCTCGAGATGTACTATCATAAGCCGATATTCAATATCAGAGAAGAGTTGCGCGAGACGATCGAGGAGGGAGCCTATGCCAGCGAAATGGAGCGTACGATCAAGGATAAGGTGCACGTCACGCCCGGCGAGGTGGAAAAGTTCGTCAAAGGCATGTCCAAGGACAGCGTGCCTATCATTCCCGAGCAGTATGTGTTTGCGCAGATCGTGCGTTATCCGAGCAATGCCGACGAGGCGAAGCTTCGGGCGCAGGAGCGTTTGCTGGAACTTAGGGAGCGGATTATCAACGGCGACAAGTTCGATATGCTTGCCAGAACCTACTCCGAAGACCCGCAGTCGGCGATCCGGGGCGGGGATCTGGGGTTAATGACCAAGGAGATGCTCGTTCCCGAGTTTGCCGAGGCCATGATGAAACTCAAGCCGGGGCAGGTGTCGGGCGTTGTCGAGACCGATTACGGGTTTCACCTGATTCAGTTGATAGAAAAGATAGGCAGTCAGTACCATGCCCGTCATATTCTGCTCAAGCCTCAGTATACCGACATGGATATGGAAGAGCCCTACAACGTGCTCGACAGCGTGCAAAGGCAGATCGTGGACGGTACGATCACGTTCGAGGAAGCCGCCATGAAATATTCGCAGGACAAGTATTCCAAGCAGAACGGGGGGCTCGCCTCGAATCTGGAACAGCTGGAGATCATGAACTACGGCGATCCGACGGAGGCTTCGGTCAAGTTTTACAAGGACTACCTGAATCCGGACGATTTCCGGGCGCTCGAAAAGTTGGAGATAGACGGCGTGTCGAAACCTTACACCACGCAGGACTACAGGCAACGGACGCTTTGCAAGGTTGTCAAGCTCAAAGAGGTTATTCCCGCTCATCCGGCCAATATCAAGGAAGATTACGTACAGTTGGAGAAGCTCGCTCTGGCCGTCAAGCAGGAGAGAGAGTTCGTCCGGTGGCTGAAGTCGAAGGTCGACGGTATGTATATCCGGATCGACGAGGATTTCAAAGACTGCGAGTTCGAGCATTCGTTCTTATTGAAATAG
- a CDS encoding OstA-like protein, whose translation MIRRLLILLLAAAAAGMLVLRAQSPAAVDFRADVMSSLKVGDSTALLLVGHVVFHHNGAVITCDSAIRYNDRRMDCYKNVVVNKDSTFIFGDKADYDGLSNEAHIYSPLIKMIDKDATLYTYHFSFNTLTNVGHYWGGGTMSQKDNLMESSDGYYYVDTRDLVGVRNVEMRNPDYVMESDSVSYNMNTEIASFHTLSYIWNAQNEFLTAYRGIYDRRDDRYTFTDRSYIMTETQQMWADTIVYRPGSQDALMLSNVQIVDEQQRALAFGDYARYWGNERKALLTRDPVVAGYDEGEQADTVFMRADSIFLYTVNRFAPPKDSLTAAADSSASDSLVRHRPGSGRNVSGRARDSLGAGPGLPQEPLTGPAAKRQEQNEAEVSAEVSSEADSTGSVMAVDSLQSAQPADSVGRPLTEKELKKLETARLRYEKEQAKKQKREERAVRIKEKIKAQREKARLEAEKIREKEEQRQRRELARRFAKGKSTSADTLALHALDSAAQARRDSIALAADSSLRAADSLSSREEIASDSVQPQAGDSLVRIIRAYNKVRTYRTDFQAVCDSLVAFSADSTIHMYVDPVLWSEQNQITSQVVDIFTKNQTIDKAVFTGEPLMCSEVEPERYYNQVKGKVMEAYFRKGEIYKMDVNGNGQTYYFMEDGDSTDRYVNGFLVAECADITFHFIDRQLDQIVYKGKPSYTIYPMDKIPETQPLVMKGFRWEAVRRPAKQDVFDRSVKPSQRERYESMPKPTYPITGAIDEARKRLSSEGWNDRTDRRITPEAEEFVRSLGN comes from the coding sequence ATGATTCGCCGTCTTCTTATTCTATTGTTGGCCGCGGCGGCCGCAGGCATGCTCGTTCTTCGGGCCCAGTCTCCGGCGGCGGTCGATTTCCGCGCCGACGTGATGTCGAGCCTCAAGGTGGGCGATTCGACGGCTTTGCTGTTGGTCGGCCATGTAGTCTTTCACCACAACGGAGCCGTGATTACCTGCGACAGCGCAATTCGCTATAACGACCGGCGGATGGACTGTTACAAGAATGTCGTGGTCAACAAGGACAGCACGTTCATTTTCGGAGACAAGGCCGATTACGACGGCCTGTCGAACGAGGCGCATATCTACTCGCCGCTGATCAAGATGATCGACAAGGACGCCACGCTGTATACCTACCACTTCTCGTTCAATACGCTGACCAACGTGGGCCATTACTGGGGCGGGGGGACCATGTCGCAGAAGGACAATCTGATGGAGTCTTCCGACGGGTACTATTACGTCGATACGCGCGATCTGGTCGGCGTGAGGAACGTCGAGATGCGCAATCCGGACTACGTGATGGAGTCGGACTCGGTTTCATACAACATGAATACCGAGATCGCGTCGTTTCATACGCTTTCATATATCTGGAACGCGCAGAACGAGTTTCTGACGGCATACCGGGGCATTTACGACCGGCGCGACGACCGGTATACGTTTACCGATCGCTCGTATATCATGACCGAGACCCAGCAGATGTGGGCCGATACGATCGTATATCGCCCCGGGTCTCAGGATGCCTTGATGCTCAGCAATGTGCAGATCGTCGACGAGCAGCAGCGCGCACTCGCTTTCGGCGATTACGCCCGATATTGGGGTAATGAGCGCAAGGCGCTGCTGACTCGCGATCCGGTAGTCGCGGGATACGACGAGGGCGAGCAGGCCGATACGGTTTTCATGCGGGCCGATTCGATTTTTCTCTATACGGTCAATCGTTTCGCTCCGCCGAAAGACTCGCTGACGGCCGCTGCCGATTCTTCGGCGAGCGACTCGCTGGTCCGGCATAGACCCGGGTCCGGCAGAAACGTTTCCGGTCGGGCCCGCGACAGCTTGGGCGCAGGTCCGGGTCTGCCTCAGGAGCCCTTGACCGGGCCTGCGGCAAAGCGTCAGGAGCAGAACGAGGCGGAGGTTTCGGCCGAAGTTTCTTCGGAGGCCGATTCGACCGGATCGGTCATGGCCGTCGACTCGCTTCAGTCCGCTCAGCCTGCCGACAGCGTGGGGCGCCCGTTGACGGAGAAAGAGCTCAAGAAACTGGAGACGGCCCGTCTCCGTTATGAAAAAGAGCAGGCCAAGAAACAGAAACGGGAGGAGCGCGCGGTCCGTATCAAAGAAAAAATCAAGGCACAAAGGGAAAAGGCCCGTTTGGAGGCCGAGAAAATCCGGGAGAAGGAGGAACAGCGTCAGCGTCGCGAGTTGGCCCGGCGCTTTGCCAAGGGCAAATCGACGAGCGCCGACACGCTCGCTTTGCATGCGCTCGATTCGGCCGCTCAGGCCCGACGGGACTCGATTGCGCTGGCTGCCGATTCGTCCCTGCGTGCCGCGGATTCTCTTTCGTCCCGGGAAGAGATCGCCTCGGATTCCGTACAGCCGCAGGCCGGCGATTCGCTGGTCCGGATTATCAGGGCGTACAACAAGGTCCGTACTTATCGTACCGACTTTCAGGCCGTGTGCGACTCGCTGGTCGCCTTTTCGGCCGACTCGACCATTCATATGTACGTCGATCCGGTGCTGTGGAGCGAGCAGAATCAGATTACTTCGCAAGTCGTCGACATATTTACCAAGAATCAGACGATCGACAAGGCCGTTTTTACGGGCGAACCGCTGATGTGCTCGGAGGTGGAGCCCGAGCGGTATTACAATCAGGTGAAGGGAAAGGTCATGGAGGCCTATTTCCGAAAGGGCGAAATATACAAGATGGATGTGAACGGAAACGGACAGACCTACTATTTCATGGAGGACGGCGACAGTACCGACCGTTATGTCAACGGTTTTCTCGTCGCGGAATGCGCCGACATCACATTCCATTTCATCGACAGGCAACTCGATCAGATCGTCTATAAGGGAAAGCCGTCCTATACGATCTATCCGATGGACAAGATTCCCGAGACCCAGCCGCTCGTCATGAAGGGCTTCCGGTGGGAGGCCGTGCGGAGACCGGCCAAACAGGATGTGTTCGACCGCTCGGTGAAGCCTTCCCAGCGCGAGCGCTACGAAAGTATGCCGAAGCCGACTTATCCGATCACCGGAGCAATCGATGAGGCGCGCAAGCGTCTCTCCTCCGAAGGGTGGAACGATCGCACGGACCGCCGGATCACCCCCGAAGCCGAGGAATTCGTCCGCTCGTTGGGAAATTGA
- a CDS encoding family 78 glycoside hydrolase catalytic domain, with the protein MSMIRQSLWAMALLVATTAGAQRAWFASERDTWLREAAESIPPLTERIETPVGLVESVRDTGAFQGWRMIPAGDMDSLYGHSFKERKEVIVDFGRHMTGYFSFDIGRLSADADAPLRFRLTFAEVPAELNTPFDPYPGGLSRAWLQDEVVTVMDAPATVELSRRVAFRYVKIELLAWSSFDFAVTGMRFRSVTSASGEPKPLASTADPTIVRINRIGLATLAECMQTVYEDGPKRDRRLWIGDLYLESLANTYSFRNHGLTRRCLYLLAALADEEGLLHATVFEYPEPHPQTGQHCMDYSLLYGVTLYEYLNATGDRATAEALWPVVVRQVEHAMTYLRDDVYDMEKQPAWWLVFDWKDDLNRHAPMQGLMTFAIEQSYELAKLLGRESEVAGWPRIVSRMKAASRRVFYDRLEGVVVSGPDRQRSYLGQVWMILSGTLSPREGERALRTVLADPDACYPGSPYAYHYLIEAMIRCGMNDEARRRLTEYWGGMAALGADTFWEVYDPTDHFKSPYNFFPVNSYCHAWSCTPVYFINKYADIFQK; encoded by the coding sequence ATGAGCATGATACGACAGTCGCTTTGGGCGATGGCGCTGCTGGTCGCGACGACGGCCGGCGCTCAACGGGCATGGTTCGCTTCCGAACGGGATACTTGGCTGCGTGAGGCTGCGGAAAGCATTCCCCCTTTGACCGAACGGATAGAGACTCCGGTCGGTCTGGTCGAAAGCGTTCGGGATACCGGGGCTTTTCAGGGGTGGCGGATGATTCCGGCGGGCGACATGGACTCCCTCTACGGGCACTCTTTCAAGGAGCGTAAGGAAGTAATCGTCGATTTCGGACGACATATGACCGGCTATTTCTCTTTCGACATAGGACGGCTGAGCGCCGATGCGGATGCCCCGCTGCGCTTCCGGCTGACGTTCGCCGAGGTTCCTGCGGAGCTGAACACGCCTTTCGATCCGTACCCCGGCGGGCTGAGCCGGGCTTGGCTGCAGGACGAGGTGGTGACCGTCATGGACGCGCCTGCGACGGTCGAACTCTCTCGCCGGGTGGCGTTCCGCTATGTGAAAATCGAGTTGTTGGCTTGGTCCTCGTTCGATTTCGCCGTGACCGGCATGCGGTTCCGGTCCGTCACTTCGGCATCGGGCGAGCCGAAGCCGCTGGCTTCGACCGCCGACCCGACGATCGTCCGGATCAACCGCATCGGGCTGGCCACGCTCGCCGAGTGCATGCAGACCGTGTACGAAGACGGGCCCAAGCGCGACCGGCGGCTTTGGATCGGGGACCTTTACCTGGAATCGCTGGCCAATACGTATTCGTTCCGGAATCACGGCCTGACGCGCCGCTGCCTCTATCTGCTCGCCGCTTTGGCCGACGAGGAGGGGTTGTTGCACGCCACGGTATTCGAGTATCCGGAGCCGCATCCCCAGACCGGGCAGCACTGCATGGATTACAGTCTGCTGTACGGCGTGACGCTTTACGAGTATCTGAATGCTACGGGCGACAGGGCGACGGCCGAGGCGTTGTGGCCGGTCGTGGTCCGGCAGGTGGAGCATGCGATGACCTATCTGCGGGACGATGTGTACGATATGGAGAAGCAGCCGGCCTGGTGGCTGGTGTTCGACTGGAAGGACGACCTGAACCGGCATGCTCCGATGCAGGGCCTGATGACTTTCGCCATAGAGCAGAGCTATGAATTGGCCAAGCTGCTGGGACGCGAGAGCGAGGTGGCCGGTTGGCCCCGGATCGTATCCCGAATGAAGGCGGCTTCCCGTCGAGTTTTCTATGACCGTCTCGAAGGCGTCGTCGTTTCGGGTCCGGACCGTCAGCGCTCGTATCTGGGACAGGTGTGGATGATTCTTTCCGGCACGTTGTCGCCTCGGGAAGGGGAGCGCGCGTTGCGTACCGTATTGGCCGACCCGGATGCGTGCTATCCCGGATCGCCTTATGCCTATCATTATCTGATCGAGGCGATGATCCGATGCGGCATGAACGACGAAGCCCGGCGGAGACTGACGGAATACTGGGGCGGAATGGCCGCTTTGGGTGCCGATACGTTCTGGGAGGTATACGATCCGACGGACCATTTCAAGTCGCCTTACAACTTCTTCCCGGTCAACAGCTATTGCCATGCATGGAGCTGTACGCCGGTGTACTTCATCAATAAGTACGCGGATATATTTCAGAAATAG
- a CDS encoding DUF4294 domain-containing protein, which translates to MKKAILIAILLLAAARPSSAQALTEYGQARNVVIDGDTVVLIQLSPSFVFRKAVDTRRFARLIYNLKRVYPIAKEANATLHAMEAHMETLATKREKQIFVKEMERALKKKYTPVLKKMTLSQGKLLIKLIDRETDQTSYELVKELRGGFRAFFWQSIARLFGANLKDTYDKEGEDMMVEELIRLYEAGLL; encoded by the coding sequence ATGAAGAAAGCGATACTCATCGCGATACTCCTGTTGGCCGCCGCACGGCCTTCGTCGGCTCAGGCTCTGACCGAGTACGGGCAGGCGAGGAATGTCGTTATCGACGGTGATACCGTCGTGCTGATACAGCTCAGTCCCTCTTTCGTATTCCGGAAAGCGGTCGACACGCGGCGCTTCGCGCGCCTGATATACAACCTCAAGCGGGTCTACCCGATCGCCAAAGAGGCCAACGCGACGCTCCACGCGATGGAAGCCCATATGGAAACGCTGGCGACCAAGCGGGAGAAGCAGATTTTCGTCAAGGAGATGGAGCGGGCGCTGAAAAAGAAATACACGCCCGTGCTGAAAAAGATGACCCTCTCGCAAGGCAAACTGCTGATCAAGTTGATCGACCGGGAGACGGACCAGACCTCCTACGAACTGGTCAAGGAACTCCGGGGCGGCTTTCGCGCGTTTTTCTGGCAAAGCATCGCACGGCTGTTCGGCGCCAACCTCAAGGACACGTACGACAAGGAAGGCGAAGACATGATGGTCGAGGAACTGATCAGGCTGTACGAGGCCGGGCTTCTCTGA
- a CDS encoding FprA family A-type flavoprotein, which translates to MYCGQKLSERIYWTGVYDRRKHLFENMWPLPEGVSYNSYLIKDEKCALMDTVESGSDRSYLDWLADTLEGRPLDYLVIHHMELDHSGEIENLIRQYPDVRIVGNAKTFRVLEAYFGKLPNLVEVKDGDTLSLGYHNLKFVFTPWVHWPETMMSYDTTDGVLFSGDAFGMFGATDGGVFDDQVDFARYESEMRRYYSNIVGKYSGMVQKALAKLSSARIGAICPLHGLVWRSDPARVIGLYDRWSRYEADDAAVVIYASMYGNTAQMADHVARRIAEAGVRDIRVYDVSKTHVSYLISEIWRCRGVLLGSCAYNTQMFPLMENLTRDLLHAGPKDRLLGVFGTYSWNGGGVKNLNAFAEQIGWETVAPSAEILGRPTCEKYAACDALADAMACRLKK; encoded by the coding sequence ATGTACTGTGGACAAAAACTGAGCGAGAGAATTTACTGGACCGGAGTCTATGACAGACGGAAGCATCTTTTCGAGAACATGTGGCCTCTGCCCGAGGGCGTCTCGTACAATTCATACCTGATCAAGGACGAGAAGTGCGCCCTGATGGATACCGTCGAGAGCGGTAGCGACCGCAGCTATCTGGACTGGCTGGCCGATACGCTCGAGGGACGCCCGCTCGACTATCTGGTCATTCATCACATGGAGCTCGACCATTCGGGCGAGATCGAGAACCTGATCCGCCAATATCCCGACGTGCGGATCGTGGGCAATGCGAAAACTTTCCGCGTTCTGGAAGCCTACTTCGGCAAGCTGCCCAATCTGGTCGAGGTCAAGGACGGCGACACGCTTTCGCTGGGGTATCATAATCTGAAGTTCGTCTTTACGCCTTGGGTGCACTGGCCCGAGACGATGATGAGCTACGATACGACCGACGGCGTGCTTTTCTCGGGCGACGCTTTCGGCATGTTCGGCGCGACGGACGGCGGCGTATTCGACGACCAAGTCGATTTCGCCCGCTACGAAAGCGAGATGCGCCGCTATTACTCGAATATCGTCGGGAAGTACAGCGGAATGGTTCAGAAGGCGCTCGCGAAGCTTTCCTCGGCGCGGATCGGCGCGATCTGTCCGCTTCACGGACTGGTATGGCGCAGCGATCCGGCCCGCGTGATCGGCCTGTACGATCGCTGGAGCCGCTACGAGGCGGACGATGCCGCCGTCGTGATCTATGCGTCGATGTACGGCAATACGGCGCAGATGGCCGATCATGTCGCCCGCCGGATCGCCGAGGCCGGAGTACGGGACATTCGGGTTTACGATGTGTCGAAGACGCACGTATCCTATCTTATCAGCGAGATATGGCGCTGCCGGGGCGTGCTGCTGGGCAGTTGCGCCTACAACACGCAGATGTTCCCGCTCATGGAGAACCTGACCCGCGATCTGCTGCATGCCGGCCCGAAAGACAGGCTGTTAGGCGTGTTCGGAACGTATAGTTGGAACGGCGGCGGCGTAAAGAACCTGAACGCATTCGCCGAACAGATAGGGTGGGAGACGGTCGCTCCGTCGGCCGAGATCCTCGGCCGACCGACCTGCGAAAAATACGCGGCATGCGATGCGTTGGCCGATGCCATGGCGTGCAGGCTGAAAAAATAG
- a CDS encoding 6-phosphofructokinase, producing the protein MDAIAILTGGGPAPGMNTVVGSVAKTFLEKGYRVLGLHCGYSSLFTKNPRITEIDFLLADDIFNRGGSFLTMSRFKPTDKNFEEDFNLDLFVKNNIKLLVTVGGDDTASTANRIAKFLEAKKYPIANIHVPKTIDNDLPLPAGSPTFGYQSAKDMGSIIGRTVYTDARTSGNWFVVAAMGRSAGHLAFGIGTACHYPMIVIPEMFNKTEITVEKIVNLVVSSIIKRKIMGIDYGAAMISEGVFHSLSDAEIKKSGIHFSYDDHGHPELGKVSKAHIFNEMLEKKLAELKIKVKSRPVEIGYEVRCQTPVAYDLVYCSLLGMGTYKLFSEGKTGCMVYADPAGEISPLYLKDLQDPETGKIPPRLVDIRSDKFKMVVDNILNYITPADYEAAKKYVADPAVYDFRKILEWDK; encoded by the coding sequence ATGGATGCAATTGCAATTTTGACGGGCGGCGGTCCCGCCCCCGGGATGAATACCGTTGTGGGCAGCGTGGCGAAGACTTTCCTCGAGAAGGGCTATCGCGTGCTGGGCCTGCACTGCGGATATTCGAGCCTGTTTACGAAGAATCCGCGTATTACGGAGATCGATTTCCTGTTGGCGGACGATATTTTCAACCGGGGCGGATCGTTCCTGACGATGAGCCGCTTCAAACCGACGGACAAGAACTTCGAGGAGGATTTCAATCTGGACCTGTTCGTCAAGAATAACATCAAACTGCTCGTCACCGTCGGGGGCGACGATACGGCGTCGACGGCCAACCGCATCGCCAAGTTCCTCGAGGCCAAAAAATATCCGATCGCCAATATTCATGTTCCCAAAACGATCGACAACGACCTGCCGCTTCCGGCCGGCTCGCCTACGTTCGGTTACCAGTCGGCCAAGGACATGGGGTCGATCATCGGCCGCACGGTCTATACCGATGCCCGCACGAGCGGCAACTGGTTCGTCGTGGCTGCTATGGGACGTTCGGCCGGACATCTCGCTTTCGGTATCGGCACGGCCTGCCATTATCCGATGATCGTGATTCCCGAAATGTTCAACAAAACGGAGATCACCGTCGAGAAGATCGTCAATTTGGTCGTATCGTCGATCATCAAGCGCAAGATCATGGGAATCGATTACGGTGCCGCGATGATTTCCGAGGGCGTATTCCATTCGCTGAGCGATGCCGAGATCAAGAAGTCGGGTATCCACTTCTCCTATGACGATCACGGGCATCCCGAGCTCGGCAAGGTGTCCAAGGCGCATATCTTCAACGAAATGCTCGAGAAGAAGCTCGCCGAGCTGAAAATCAAGGTCAAGTCGCGTCCGGTCGAGATCGGATACGAGGTCCGTTGCCAGACGCCGGTAGCTTACGACCTGGTTTACTGCTCCCTGCTGGGGATGGGAACCTACAAGTTGTTCAGCGAGGGCAAGACGGGCTGCATGGTCTATGCCGATCCGGCCGGGGAAATCTCACCGCTCTATCTCAAAGATCTGCAGGACCCCGAGACGGGCAAGATTCCGCCCCGTTTGGTCGACATCCGTTCGGACAAGTTCAAGATGGTCGTAGACAATATCCTGAACTATATCACTCCTGCCGACTACGAGGCCGCCAAGAAGTACGTGGCCGATCCGGCGGTTTACGACTTCCGTAAGATTCTGGAGTGGGATAAATAA
- a CDS encoding peptidylprolyl isomerase: MRTIWLSLLIGPLFAACADKPLDMSKPVYVTVSTAMGDVTVELYGDTPLHRDNFIRLCRSGAYDGVLFHRVIEGFVVQGGDPDSRKREPGVLYGGNDGGYTVPAEIRSGHFNKRGALIDAKAGDETNPERASAGTQFCFVQGRRMTDEELDEAEKQINEIRRNWLFHLFKKRLSGRSTTVAAEEGELERRAWRMVEDTLSLLGRYRIPEERREAYRTIGGAPHLDGSLTVFGEVVDGFDVIDRMARVETDPSDRPVHDLVIRSTKVFQK, encoded by the coding sequence ATGAGAACGATATGGCTTTCTTTGCTGATCGGACCGCTTTTTGCGGCTTGTGCGGACAAGCCGCTGGATATGTCGAAGCCTGTGTACGTGACGGTCTCCACCGCAATGGGGGACGTGACCGTAGAGCTGTATGGCGATACGCCGCTTCACAGGGACAATTTTATCAGACTGTGCCGTTCGGGCGCCTACGACGGAGTGCTTTTCCACCGCGTGATCGAAGGGTTCGTCGTGCAAGGCGGCGATCCCGACAGTCGGAAACGGGAACCCGGCGTGCTTTACGGAGGCAACGACGGGGGATATACGGTTCCGGCCGAAATACGTTCCGGGCATTTCAACAAGCGGGGAGCGTTGATCGATGCGAAGGCCGGCGACGAGACGAATCCGGAACGAGCCTCGGCCGGAACCCAGTTCTGCTTCGTTCAGGGACGTAGAATGACGGACGAGGAGCTGGACGAAGCAGAAAAGCAGATCAACGAGATTCGGAGGAATTGGCTTTTTCATCTGTTCAAGAAGCGCTTGAGCGGCCGTTCGACGACGGTTGCCGCCGAAGAAGGCGAACTGGAGCGTCGCGCGTGGCGCATGGTGGAAGATACGTTGAGCCTGCTGGGCCGTTACAGGATTCCGGAAGAGAGGCGCGAAGCGTATCGGACGATCGGCGGAGCGCCCCATCTCGACGGTTCGCTGACGGTTTTCGGCGAAGTAGTCGACGGGTTCGACGTGATCGACAGAATGGCTCGCGTGGAGACCGATCCGAGCGACCGGCCCGTGCACGATCTGGTGATCCGGTCGACCAAGGTGTTTCAGAAGTAG